Proteins encoded within one genomic window of Oscarella lobularis chromosome 6, ooOscLobu1.1, whole genome shotgun sequence:
- the LOC136188531 gene encoding uncharacterized protein → MKNNLVGRKVQYRRRDDDLPHGPNPKKKYLIEPDNDDDDDVNDDDVATDSAEFIVTLKGAPSLETTVDDEDLNEPRAPEHIQPVILRKPIRPQMSRFPSNYCARRRVNYYCPPRPSWPRPAYQHQFYPPHATPPPASWWSSSSSNRFKFVKKPSSGGQSGIPSRDKLKWVAPELKSKPVDAGK, encoded by the exons atgaaaaataatttag TTGGCCGTAAGGTTCaatatcgtcgtcgcgacgacgacttgccTCACGGTCCCAACCCCAAAAAGAAGTATTTGATAGAGCCAGA taatgacgacgacgacgatgtcaacgatgatgacgttgcAACGGACAGTGCAGAATTTATTGTGACTCTTAAGGGAGCGCCTTCTTTAGAGACTACAGTCGATGACGAGGATTTGAACGAGCCCAGGGCTCCTGAGCACATTCAGCCAGTGATACTGCGCAAACCGATTCGGCCGCAGA tgtctcgttttccttctaATTATTGCGCGAGACGGAGAGTCAATTATTACTGTCCGCCGAGGCCCTCTTGGCCTCGTCCCGCGTACCAGCACCAGTTCTATCCCCCTCACGCTACTCCGCCACCGGCGTCGTGGTGGTCGTCCAGCTCCTCAAATCGTTTTAAGTTCGTTAAGAAGCCGAGCAGCGGTGGACAGAGTGGCATTCCGAGTAGGGACAAATTGAAGTGGGTTGCACCTGAGCTGAAATCAAAGCCAGTGGACGCAGGAAAATAG
- the LOC136188530 gene encoding cingulin-like protein 1: MATDVIDVDRHDETDAPCRSIQRELSGPPVSSTVAVAAATATADTWRSQHARKVAERRERLEHERLQAEKLQQQLDQRQAERRNRRDHFYHIRSYPAAVVAAAAKDDDKNQLRIRRDSRGDGGGSSESSSSTATTSESGISSGGSSMRVRSSSSMQLVSQLNERKNRLEARVKELQRTLQEERRNFERDLELSRQSHKANVEEYAQKAQKAEWELSQHKKNEEKWKKQLESKSATAARVAQLEEDKMQLGSKLERQGSVKRKEPWNWKTNLRLHSQIARELHCVKTEVDLRIAIQQEKLNLCAQLEEAKEKGRVRVKQLEKEVDQLSEKAKMDVRDGEVRPSQLEDNLTNQVRAKDREVEELKEEVTRLQQPLQRSGSFISDRTAERCRSLGDVSAMENSSLYQSSHSQSGNASSSSQNSRLLAVELQLFAERAYQAEAEVEQRFWESEKLRVKLKTQYREEIQFLLQMNMRLASNNAMAYDSTDIMDMIRNADSKLERVDELEKKVDDLELLIGNKDGRISHLEWQLIDKESTVDGVESLLSQQSRSGSASNNADHRFFHIRAHASIGYKLASSHLE; this comes from the exons ATGGCGACTGATgttatcgacgtcgatcgtcacgacgaaacggacgcGCCGTGCCGCTCAATTCAACGCGAACTATCGGGCCCCCCTGTTTCCTCGacagtcgccgtcgccgcggcgacggcaacggccGACACTTGGCGTTCGCAGCACGCTCGAAAAGTCGCCGAGAGGCGCGAACGATTGGAGCACGAACGCCTGCAAGCGGAGAAACTCCAACAG caaCTTGACCAACGCCAAGCGgaacgtcgaaatcgacgcgatcatTTCTATCACATTCGTAGTTACCccgccgctgtcgtcgccgccgccgccaaagaTGATG ATAAAAATCAATtgcgaattcgacgagataGCAGAGGTGACGGAGGAGGAAGTagcgagtcgtcgtcgtcaacggcaacgacgtcagaaagtgGAATTTCTTCCGGGGGGTCAAGTATGAGAGTTCGGTCTTCGAGTAGCATGCAACTCGTTTCGCAATTGAACGAGAGGAAGAATCGGCTTGAAGCGAGAGTAAAGGAGCTCCAGCGAACGCTTCAGGAAGAGCGACGCAATTTCGAACGCGACTTGGAGCTGTCGAGACAGTCGCACAAAGCGAACGTGGAGGAGTACGCGCAGAAAGCTCAAAAGGCAGAATGGGAGCTATCGCAGCATAAAAAGAACGAGGAAAAGTGGAAAAA ACAACTTGAATCGAAATCGGCTACAGCGGCGAGAGTGGCTCAATTGGAAGAGGACAAAATGCAGCTGGGATCGAAGCTGGAGAGACAGGGGTCCGTCAAACGTAAAGAGCCGTGGAATTGGAAAACAAATCTTCGCTTGCACAGTCAAATCGCTCGCGAATTGCATTGCGTGAAGACGGAAGTTGATCTGAGAATCGCTATCCAAcaggagaaattgaatcTCTGCGCCCAAttagaagaagcgaaagaaaagggaCGTGTACGAGTGAAACAACTCGAAAAGGAAGTCGATCAGCTGtcagaaaaggcgaaaatgGACGTACGTGACGGCGAAGTTCGGCCGAGTCAGCTAGAAGACAATTTAACCAATCAGGTTCGAGCAAAAGACAGAGAAGTCGAAgaactgaaagaagaagtgaCTCGACTTCAGCAGCCATTGCAACGTAGCGGCTCATTCATATCAGATCGAACGGCTGAGAGATGTCGTAGTCTAGGCGACGTTTCCGCGATGGAGAATAGTAGTTTGTATCAGTCGTCGCACTCGCAGTCGGGAAatgcgtcgtcatcgtcgcagAATTCTCGACTGTTGGCGGTCGAATTGCAACTCTTCGCCGAACGTGCCTATCAGGCGGAAGCGGAAGTCGAGCAGCGTTTCTGGGAGAGCGAGAAGCTTCGCGTTAAGTTGAAAACGCAGTATCGCGAGGAGATACAGTTTCTACTGCAGATGAACATGCGATTAGCAAGCAACAATGCCATGG CTTATGATTCAACGGACATCATGGATATGATACGAAATGCCGACTCGAAGTTAGAAAGGGTGGATGAACTCGAAAAAAAG gTTGACGACCTGGAATTGCTAATTGGTAACAAAGATGGACGCATATCTCATCTCGAATGGCAACTCATAGATAAGGAAAGCACCGTAGACGGCGTCGAGTCTCTCCTATCCCAACAGAGTCGTTCGGGCAGCGCTTCCAACAACGCCGATCATCGATTCTTCCATATTCGAGCTCATGCTAGTATTGGTTACAAACTTGCGAGTTCTCACTTAGAGTAG
- the LOC136188561 gene encoding uncharacterized protein — translation MSAAAFLYVIATVVLAEQRQNHVLVFDGREPVKSKSLVKLEIRRKADSPFILGGDEQLTAVERTGRRRRRHSSDPIPDPSTPPPFRVLARPVDTSVVVGSNARFDCLFQGDPYAAVLWYRNRTTKEHPNSVGTFLIATSQPTQLKYKIFLNNSLVIVNATHDDAGYYTCNLLRAYSGVDFQAKLYVDDEETEVPAPTQLPTIRHQTSTPFSKTRKPAVPTVPLIGAPEGQVKNLNVNVTGPRTIDVSWTYVDPGEAGKRPTNFLVFYVIKDPENTATSRSVSQKHTLTNLNPFTEYIVYVAAANSFGRGPLSESKTVKTRQDAPGPPVDVDIKTREGEGIIAVTWKAPDEPNGIITGYTIVYQVGGNTEVKASYPPETRSARIENLAIDELYTVSVFAITAGGDGQKASSEKVTVGRVSSTPFTQTVYFYIIIALAAIFALALLILVIVCVRRSRSTDQLEITKERLRRQRPPPSDRNSYATDDKLNNSVPSPLPYPDSSRQFFPPPPPRPAPTPTTASAAPSLQTTLSPRHAVPPFEPRHSPIGSLDQLKYGYAADGPDLELGRHGKRMRHGSKQAYGLSSYGTTGDIDSMKDRFSVEYSPGEKQRMGSMTAGEPVAGGLKPVHGY, via the exons ATGTCCGCAGCAGCGTTCTTGTACGTCATCGCAACGGTCGTTCTCGCCGAACAGCGACAAAACCACG TCCTCGTATTCGACGGACGCGAGCCGGTGAAAAGTAAAAGCCTTGTGAAACTTGAAATCAGAAGAaaag CCGATTCACCTTTTATTCTTGGCGGTGATGAGCAACTAACTGCAGTCGAACGCAccggtcgacgacgacgacgtcact cttCCGATCCTATTCCCGATCCTTCGACGCCGCCTCCGTTCAGAGTCCTCGCCAGGCCGGTGGACACGTCGGTGGTCGTCGGCTCGAACGCTCGCTTCGATTGCCTCTTTCAGGGCGATCCCTATGCGGCCGTGCTGTGGTATCGcaatcgaacgacgaaggaGCATCCGAACAGCGTGGGCACTTTCCTCATAGCCACCAGCCAACCGACGCAACTCAAATACAAAATATTTCTGAACAACAGTCTTGTCATCGTCAACGcgacgcacgacgacgcgggCTACTACACGTGCAACTTGCTTCGAGCGTATTCGGGTGTAGATTTCCAGGCGAAGTTGTACGTCGACG ACGAAGAAACCGAAGTTCCTGCGCCAACTCAACTCCCCACAATACGAC ATCAAACGTCGACTCCGTTTAGCAAAACAAGAAAGCCGGCAGTTCCGACTGTGCCTCTTATCGGAG CTCCCGAAGGCCAAGTAAAGAATCtcaacgtcaacgtgacCGGTcctcgaacgatcgacgtttCGTGGACA TACGTCGACCCGGGCGAGGCGGGAAAACGCCCGACGAATTTCCTTGttttctacgtcatcaaggACCCGGAGAACACGGCCACATCTCGAAGCGTCTCGCAAAAACACACGCTGACCAATTTGAATCCATTCACGGAATATATCGTATATGTGGCGGCAGCGAACTCCTTTGGTAGGGGGCCCCTATCCGAATCGAAGACCGTGAAGACGCGCCAAGATG CTCCCGGTCCCCCTGTGGATGTCGACATAAAGACGCGAGAAGGCGAAGGGATCATTGCCGTTACGTGGAAGGCCCCGGATGAGCCCAACGGCATTATAACCGGATATACG ATTGTCTATCAAGTGGGTGGCAACACCGAAGTCAAGGCGTCGTATCCGCCCGAAACGCGCAGTGCAAGGATTGAAAATCTCGCCATCGACGAGCTCTACACCGTCAGCGTTTTTGCGATCACTgcaggcggcgacggacaAAAAGCGTCTTCTGAAAAAGTCACAGTGGGACGAGTCAGCTCGACGCCGTTCACCCAAACCGTCTATTTTTATATTATTATCGCTTTGGCTGCCATCTTCGCTCTCGCGCTTCTCATACTCGTCATCGTTTGCGTCAGACGCAGTCGATCGACCGACCAACTGGAAATCACTAAAG AGCGCCTGAGACGACAGAGACCGCCACCCTCCGATAGAAACAGCTATGCTACTGATGA taaattaaataattctgTTCCCTCTCCACTGCCGTATCCTGACTCGAGCCGCCAGTTCtttcctccgccgcctccgcgtCCCGCGCCGACTCCCACGACGGCGAGCGCCGCGCCGTCGCTTCAGACGACTCTCAGTCCGCGTCACGCGGTGCCGCCTTTCGAGCCGCGTCACTCGCCTATTGGATCGCTCGATCAGTTGAAGTACGGCTACGCGGCGGACGGACCGGACTTGGAGCTCGGACGACACGGGAAGCGGATGAGACACGGAAGCAAGCAGGCATATGGGTTGAGCTCGTATGGAACGACTGGCGACATCGATAGCATGAAGGATCGTTTTTCCGTGGAATATTCTCCTGGGGAGAAGCAGAGGATGGGTAGCATGACAGCTGGAGAG ccTGTGGCTGGTGGATTGAAGCCTGTTCACGGATATTGA